A single Buchnera aphidicola (Hyperomyzus lactucae) DNA region contains:
- a CDS encoding GTPase, which yields MIPIIVLIGRTNVGKSTLFNILTKTRNALVANYPGITRDRQYGYCEFESNQKSILIDTAGLDIKRNEIEEKAHQQTLIAIKEADLILFIVDAHKGLMPQEFEISKKIRTYQKKTILIINKIDGIQDIYKFNEFYSLGFKKIKKVSASHNRGINTLINEYLTPWIALEIKNKNTKKTNYNNQESKKKPIKVAIIGRKNVRKSTLINSLLKEKKIIICNILGTTLDSIATSV from the coding sequence ATGATACCTATTATCGTACTAATCGGTCGTACTAATGTAGGGAAATCTACTTTATTTAATATTTTAACAAAAACTAGAAACGCATTAGTTGCAAACTATCCAGGTATTACTAGAGATAGACAATATGGTTATTGCGAATTTGAATCCAATCAAAAATCAATTTTAATTGATACAGCGGGTTTGGATATAAAAAGAAATGAGATTGAAGAAAAAGCACATCAACAAACATTAATTGCTATTAAAGAAGCAGACTTAATTTTATTTATAGTAGATGCTCACAAAGGACTAATGCCACAAGAGTTTGAAATCTCTAAAAAAATTAGAACGTATCAAAAAAAAACTATCCTAATAATTAATAAAATAGATGGTATACAAGATATTTATAAATTCAATGAATTCTACTCACTAGGATTTAAAAAAATAAAAAAAGTATCTGCTAGTCATAATCGAGGTATTAATACTCTTATTAATGAATATCTAACACCTTGGATAGCTCTAGAAATTAAAAATAAAAATACAAAAAAAACAAACTATAATAACCAAGAATCGAAAAAAAAACCGATAAAAGTCGCTATTATTGGTAGAAAAAATGTTCGAAAATCAACGTTAATAAATAGTCTTTTAAAAGAAAAAAAGATAATTATATGCAATATATTAGGAACAACATTAGACAGTATAGCGACATCTGTTTAA